From a single Rhodococcus qingshengii JCM 15477 genomic region:
- the rpmH gene encoding 50S ribosomal protein L34: MAKGKRTFQPNNRRRARVHGFRLRMRTRAGRAIVSARRRKGRDSLTA; the protein is encoded by the coding sequence GTGGCCAAGGGCAAGCGGACGTTCCAGCCGAATAATCGCCGCCGCGCGCGTGTTCACGGCTTCCGTCTTCGTATGCGTACCCGTGCGGGTCGTGCAATCGTTTCGGCGCGTCGCCGTAAGGGCCGCGATTCCCTCACTGCCTGA